One Puniceicoccales bacterium DNA window includes the following coding sequences:
- a CDS encoding polysaccharide export protein, with translation MKWNIDILASLAIMIMSCASFASKSEQLNKLVPLDEISISIFGNPDLETKTMISENGEISLPLIGSIKISGLTQDEAQNILETKYSNGYLKSPWVSINITKRAIKYVTVLGHVQKQGVVEFEAHRGLTLTEAIGKANGPTLKADISKVTLTSTDGSGKIKSTQIDLKMIIQGKAEDIQLKDGDLIYVKESMF, from the coding sequence ATGAAGTGGAATATAGATATTTTGGCTAGCTTAGCCATAATGATTATGAGTTGTGCATCTTTTGCATCAAAATCCGAACAACTGAATAAACTGGTACCTCTGGACGAGATATCTATTTCTATTTTTGGAAACCCGGATCTTGAAACCAAAACAATGATATCAGAAAATGGCGAAATATCATTGCCATTAATTGGAAGCATCAAGATTTCTGGACTGACCCAGGATGAAGCGCAAAATATCCTGGAAACTAAATATAGCAATGGCTACCTGAAATCTCCTTGGGTTTCTATCAATATAACAAAGCGAGCGATAAAATATGTAACCGTACTTGGCCATGTTCAAAAACAAGGCGTAGTTGAATTCGAGGCCCATCGCGGCCTTACTCTGACCGAGGCCATTGGTAAAGCCAACGGCCCCACACTAAAAGCTGACATTTCAAAGGTCACTTTGACCTCCACCGATGGTAGCGGTAAAATCAAATCAACCCAAATTGATCTGAAAATGATTATCCAGGGAAAAGCCGAAGACATTCAGCTAAAGGATGGCGACCTGATCTATGTCAAAGAATCCATGTTCTGA